From a single Polynucleobacter asymbioticus QLW-P1DMWA-1 genomic region:
- a CDS encoding cyanophycin metabolism-associated DUF1854 family protein, whose protein sequence is MSSNHTQLLERDALGRLVYIDANGHHHVGVHPVRAFPITAHDAGIGIMDQSGKELHWYPDLASIPVAELAMIEEDLAAREFMPVIEKITKVSTFATPSIWDIETDRGSTRIRLKGEEDIRRIAGNTLLIADSNGLQFLIKDSTQLDKVSKKILDRFR, encoded by the coding sequence ATGAGTTCGAATCACACTCAATTACTTGAGCGCGATGCTTTAGGTCGTCTCGTATATATAGATGCCAACGGACATCACCATGTAGGCGTTCATCCGGTGAGAGCGTTTCCTATTACAGCGCATGATGCTGGTATTGGCATCATGGATCAATCTGGTAAAGAGCTTCATTGGTATCCTGACCTTGCTAGCATTCCTGTAGCAGAGTTGGCTATGATTGAAGAAGACTTGGCTGCTCGAGAATTTATGCCGGTAATTGAAAAAATTACCAAGGTGTCTACATTTGCTACGCCAAGTATTTGGGATATCGAAACAGATCGTGGGTCAACTCGTATTCGCTTAAAAGGCGAAGAAGACATTCGACGCATCGCAGGCAATACTTTGTTGATTGCTGATTCCAATGGTTTGCAGTTTTTAATCAAAGACTCTACGCAGCTCGATAAAGTCAGCAAAAAAATCCTCGATCGCTTTCGCTAA
- the oxlT gene encoding oxalate/formate MFS antiporter yields the protein MSKPWHNRWAQLVFGIICMGLVANLQYAWTLFVNPIQIKTGWALSAIQLSFSIFIVVETWLVPVEGWMVDKFGPRIVILIGSVFAAAGWVMDSYATSLEMLYAAAVVAGIGAGCVYGTCVGNALKWFPDKRGLAAGLTAAGFGAGAAITVIPIGNMILADGYEHAFLFFGLAQGALIFLLALLMTKPTPPKGVQAAPRIVTTKVDYTSGQMIKKPLFWLIYVIFVVVAAGGLMVTAQIGPIAKDWGLAKLPMILFGTTLPLLTMTLSIDNLCNGFTRPLCGFISDRFGRENTMFFVFFGEGLSMLGLMHFGHDPYAFMTFAALIFLFWGEIFSIFPAICADTFGVKNAAGNAGTLYTAKGTASLLVPLASVLSSTGDWNTVFVAGAIVTITAAFAAKFILAPARKRFIEEANKNAGH from the coding sequence GTGAGTAAGCCATGGCATAACCGTTGGGCGCAGTTAGTATTCGGAATTATTTGCATGGGATTGGTTGCCAATCTTCAATATGCATGGACTTTGTTTGTTAACCCCATTCAGATTAAAACTGGCTGGGCTTTATCTGCAATCCAACTCTCTTTCTCAATCTTTATCGTAGTAGAAACTTGGCTGGTTCCAGTTGAAGGTTGGATGGTTGATAAATTTGGACCTCGCATTGTTATTCTGATCGGCTCTGTATTTGCTGCAGCTGGTTGGGTGATGGATAGTTATGCAACTTCACTCGAAATGCTTTATGCAGCAGCTGTTGTTGCTGGTATTGGTGCTGGTTGCGTTTACGGCACTTGCGTTGGTAATGCGCTGAAATGGTTTCCGGATAAGCGTGGTCTCGCTGCTGGTTTAACTGCAGCAGGCTTTGGAGCTGGTGCAGCGATTACGGTAATTCCAATTGGCAATATGATTCTGGCAGATGGCTATGAGCATGCCTTTCTATTCTTTGGTCTTGCACAAGGCGCACTGATTTTCTTGTTGGCTTTATTGATGACAAAACCAACGCCTCCTAAGGGCGTGCAGGCAGCTCCTCGTATCGTTACCACTAAGGTGGACTATACCTCTGGTCAAATGATTAAAAAACCTTTATTTTGGCTAATCTATGTCATTTTTGTTGTTGTAGCCGCTGGGGGTTTGATGGTGACGGCGCAAATTGGACCGATTGCTAAGGATTGGGGTCTTGCGAAATTGCCGATGATCTTATTTGGCACTACCTTGCCGCTGCTCACAATGACTTTATCAATTGATAACCTATGCAATGGTTTCACTCGCCCACTATGTGGATTTATTTCAGATCGCTTTGGTCGTGAAAACACTATGTTCTTCGTCTTCTTTGGCGAGGGCTTATCGATGCTAGGGTTGATGCATTTTGGACATGATCCATATGCATTTATGACTTTTGCTGCATTGATCTTCTTGTTTTGGGGTGAAATTTTCTCGATCTTCCCAGCGATCTGTGCGGATACATTTGGTGTAAAAAATGCAGCTGGTAATGCCGGTACTTTATACACAGCAAAAGGAACCGCTTCTCTATTGGTGCCTTTGGCATCTGTTCTTTCATCAACTGGTGATTGGAATACGGTTTTTGTAGCGGGTGCAATTGTTACAATTACCGCGGCGTTTGCAGCTAAGTTCATTTTGGCGCCAGCTCGCA
- a CDS encoding cyanophycin metabolism-associated ABC transporter: protein MKPEILPFAPAMPSHWLMILEAPPSPMRSQEAVLAWVELDLDAELRFEKSLLWLTEQGLFWTDGTRFESWPLGSGEHLVHGDHAGVGRLSLETEQNLQRIWYFTLAVNPQVLRLQSSFRQLTRGDQEAHGEASEYDKQVCPVCLSPKPANSDICPTCDPEDDKPASTWTLFKLWRFAKPYQHQLLLGFILTLLSTGATLIPPYLTMPLMDHVLIPYERGNPIDFHLATKYLLALFGASIVAWGLGWWKTYLLALVSERIGADLRNTTFEHLLKLSLEYFGGKRTGDLIARIGAETDRICVFLSLYALDFITDVLMITMTAAILVSIDPLLALVTLAPLPFIVWMIHAVRDRLRFGFEKIDRIWSEVTNILADTIPGIRVVKAFAQEDRELKRFVDSNKHNLLINDRVNRVWGLFSPTVTLLTETGLLVVWGFGIWQVAHRRISVGVLIAFLAYIGRFYVRLDSMSRIVSHTQKAAAGAKRIFDILDHVSSVPEPMNPAPLGPVKGGISLRGVGFRYGNRAVSKGIDLDIAPGEMIGLVGHSGSGKSTLVNLICRFYDVSSGSIALDGRDIRSIGIADYRKCIGLVLQEPFLFFGTIAENIAYGKPDATREEIIEAARAAHAHDFILRLPLGYDSLVGERGQSLSGGERQRISIARALLINPAILILDEATSSVDTTTEKEIQRALDNLVKGRTTIAIAHRLSTLRKADRLVVLDKGEIVEIGSHDQLMEAQGAYYVLYQAQLRHAAELVEGGAIGESLEERQEERLEEAAKDIGGGV from the coding sequence ATGAAGCCAGAAATCCTACCTTTTGCCCCTGCGATGCCAAGTCATTGGCTGATGATTCTTGAGGCCCCACCATCCCCCATGCGGAGCCAAGAGGCAGTACTGGCATGGGTTGAACTCGATTTAGATGCAGAGTTGCGCTTTGAAAAAAGCCTACTTTGGCTAACAGAGCAGGGTCTATTTTGGACTGACGGCACTCGTTTTGAGTCATGGCCATTAGGGTCTGGCGAGCATTTGGTTCACGGGGACCATGCCGGAGTAGGTCGATTGAGTCTCGAAACTGAGCAAAATCTACAAAGAATTTGGTATTTCACTTTGGCGGTAAACCCCCAAGTCTTGCGTTTGCAATCAAGCTTTAGACAGCTGACACGCGGTGATCAAGAGGCACATGGCGAGGCAAGTGAGTATGACAAGCAAGTGTGCCCTGTTTGCTTAAGTCCTAAGCCAGCCAATTCGGATATCTGCCCAACTTGTGATCCAGAAGATGACAAGCCAGCATCCACCTGGACCTTGTTTAAGCTTTGGCGTTTTGCTAAGCCTTATCAACACCAGCTCTTACTTGGTTTTATTTTGACCTTGCTGTCCACAGGCGCGACATTAATTCCGCCTTATTTAACAATGCCTTTAATGGATCATGTTTTGATTCCTTATGAGCGTGGCAACCCGATAGATTTTCATTTAGCCACTAAATATCTGTTAGCTTTATTTGGCGCCTCTATCGTCGCCTGGGGATTAGGTTGGTGGAAAACGTATTTGCTTGCATTAGTGAGCGAACGGATCGGCGCTGATTTACGTAATACGACTTTTGAACACTTACTCAAACTCTCACTCGAGTATTTTGGTGGTAAGCGAACTGGTGACTTAATTGCCCGTATTGGTGCCGAGACCGATCGCATCTGTGTCTTTCTATCCCTTTACGCATTGGACTTCATAACCGATGTGCTGATGATCACGATGACGGCTGCGATCTTAGTATCGATTGATCCATTGCTTGCATTAGTGACCTTAGCACCGTTGCCTTTCATTGTGTGGATGATTCATGCAGTGCGTGATCGATTGCGTTTTGGATTTGAGAAGATTGATCGCATCTGGTCTGAAGTAACGAATATTTTGGCCGATACCATTCCTGGCATTCGTGTTGTTAAGGCCTTTGCTCAAGAAGACCGTGAGCTCAAACGTTTTGTAGATTCCAATAAGCACAATCTACTCATTAATGATCGCGTGAATCGAGTTTGGGGATTATTTTCTCCAACAGTCACGCTCTTAACCGAGACAGGCTTATTGGTTGTTTGGGGATTTGGTATTTGGCAAGTAGCCCATCGAAGAATCTCCGTTGGTGTTTTGATAGCCTTCCTGGCTTACATCGGCCGCTTTTATGTGCGCCTAGATTCGATGAGTCGTATTGTTTCGCACACTCAAAAAGCCGCTGCTGGTGCTAAGCGTATTTTCGATATCTTGGATCACGTATCGAGCGTTCCTGAGCCAATGAATCCTGCACCTCTAGGACCAGTAAAAGGTGGTATCTCCTTGCGTGGCGTCGGTTTCCGCTATGGCAATCGTGCAGTTTCCAAGGGGATTGATTTGGATATTGCCCCAGGTGAAATGATCGGGTTAGTAGGGCATAGCGGTTCAGGTAAGAGCACCTTGGTGAATTTAATCTGCCGTTTTTATGATGTGAGCTCAGGATCCATTGCTTTAGATGGGCGCGATATTCGTAGCATTGGTATTGCTGATTACCGCAAATGTATTGGTCTGGTATTGCAAGAGCCCTTCTTATTCTTTGGCACCATTGCAGAAAATATTGCCTACGGCAAACCGGATGCGACACGAGAAGAAATTATTGAAGCAGCGCGCGCAGCACATGCGCATGATTTTATTTTGCGACTTCCTTTGGGTTATGACTCTTTGGTTGGTGAGCGTGGCCAATCCTTATCTGGCGGTGAGCGTCAACGTATCTCTATTGCACGCGCGCTCTTAATTAATCCAGCCATTCTCATTCTGGATGAGGCAACCTCATCGGTTGACACCACTACTGAGAAAGAAATTCAGCGTGCTTTGGATAACTTGGTTAAAGGCCGCACAACCATTGCGATTGCGCACCGTCTCTCCACACTCAGAAAGGCTGACCGCCTCGTGGTGTTGGACAAAGGGGAGATTGTCGAAATTGGCTCTCATGACCAGTTAATGGAGGCCCAAGGTGCTTATTACGTCTTGTACCAAGCCCAGTTGCGTCATGCAGCTGAATTAGTTGAGGGTGGTGCGATTGGCGAGAGTTTGGAGGAGCGCCAAGAAGAGCGTTTAGAAGAAGCGGCCAAGGATATTGGAGGAGGCGTATGA
- a CDS encoding cyanophycin synthetase — protein MPQLLDKSIEILSVKHLRGPNMWTYHPIIEVWIDIGDLEDYPSNLIPGFYDRLVKSLPSLIEHRCSYGETGGFLKRVEEGTWPAHILEHITLELQNLAGIPGGFGKARDGDRRGVYKVMVSAINEEVTLTALKYARDLYLALAQDNQDCVALVQTITENLREIGDDLLLGPSTACIVNAAEERGIPSIRLSEGNLVQLGYGAKQRRIWTAETDQTSAIAETISRDKDLTKSLLASAGVPIPEGRTVTSPDDAWEAAQDIGLPVVVKPIDGNHGRGVFINLYTQQEIEAAYAVAIDEGSEVLVERHIVGDEHRLLVVGNKVVAAAKGETVWVTGDGKHSVQELIRLQINSDPRRGTAEEHPLNPVRIDSAVELELARQQLTGESIPTLDQKVLIQSNGNVAFDVTDLIHPDVASQVALAARVVGLEIAGVDLVAQDISRPLAEQNAAIVEVNAGPGLLMHLKPASGKPQPVGKEIANHLFPPGVDFRVPVVGVCGESGKTPVAEMIAHFLRLTNVYVGLSCSKGLFFGNRAIPNTNASNWENARRTLLNRAVEAVVIENNHLSMLIEGLAYDRCQVGVVLNVDPKANFPQYAIYDEDQVFSVVRTQIDVVLPTGIGVLNADDPMCIQMAELCDGEVIYFSENADSEVIQKHLQNNGRAVLVGKQQITLKSGKLDQKSIPVPKHSESNNASPWKSMNLGAAIAAAWALDIPFNVIEAGAETFVPDTTTATGA, from the coding sequence ATGCCCCAATTACTAGACAAATCCATTGAGATCCTAAGCGTCAAGCATCTCCGTGGTCCCAATATGTGGACTTACCATCCCATTATTGAGGTTTGGATCGATATTGGAGATCTTGAAGATTACCCCTCAAATCTCATTCCCGGTTTTTATGACCGCTTAGTCAAATCGCTTCCCAGCTTAATAGAACATCGTTGCAGCTATGGCGAAACTGGCGGATTCCTCAAGCGCGTTGAAGAAGGCACCTGGCCCGCTCACATCTTGGAGCACATCACATTAGAGCTACAAAATCTTGCTGGCATCCCCGGTGGTTTTGGCAAAGCTCGTGACGGGGATCGCAGAGGTGTTTACAAGGTGATGGTAAGCGCCATCAACGAAGAAGTTACTCTCACCGCACTGAAATACGCACGCGATCTTTATCTTGCTTTAGCACAAGACAATCAAGATTGCGTAGCATTGGTTCAAACTATTACTGAAAATCTTCGCGAGATCGGCGATGACTTGCTACTAGGGCCTAGCACTGCTTGCATCGTCAATGCAGCCGAAGAGCGTGGCATTCCCTCAATTCGTTTATCTGAAGGCAATTTAGTTCAGCTGGGTTATGGCGCAAAGCAGCGTCGTATTTGGACTGCTGAAACCGATCAGACTAGCGCCATTGCTGAAACTATTTCTAGAGATAAAGATCTCACCAAAAGCTTACTGGCTAGTGCTGGCGTGCCTATTCCTGAAGGCAGAACAGTTACTAGCCCCGATGATGCGTGGGAAGCAGCTCAAGATATCGGACTGCCTGTAGTGGTTAAACCAATTGATGGTAATCATGGTCGTGGGGTATTTATTAATCTCTACACTCAGCAAGAAATTGAAGCAGCTTATGCTGTTGCCATCGATGAGGGTAGTGAGGTTCTTGTCGAGCGTCATATTGTTGGAGATGAACATCGTCTACTGGTAGTTGGTAATAAAGTGGTAGCAGCCGCTAAAGGCGAAACTGTTTGGGTTACTGGCGATGGCAAACATAGCGTTCAAGAACTGATCCGACTTCAAATTAATTCCGATCCCCGTCGCGGCACTGCTGAAGAACACCCTCTTAATCCAGTCCGAATTGATTCTGCCGTCGAACTAGAGTTGGCGCGCCAACAATTGACAGGCGAAAGCATCCCCACTCTTGATCAAAAAGTACTTATTCAAAGCAATGGCAATGTGGCATTTGATGTAACTGATCTCATCCACCCTGATGTAGCGAGTCAAGTAGCATTAGCCGCTCGCGTAGTTGGATTAGAGATTGCAGGAGTTGACTTAGTTGCTCAAGATATCAGTCGGCCTCTCGCCGAACAAAATGCAGCTATCGTAGAAGTGAATGCTGGCCCAGGCTTGTTAATGCATTTGAAGCCTGCCAGCGGAAAACCTCAGCCTGTTGGCAAAGAAATTGCGAATCATCTTTTCCCTCCAGGAGTAGATTTCCGCGTACCTGTAGTGGGTGTGTGCGGTGAGAGCGGCAAAACACCCGTAGCTGAGATGATTGCCCACTTTTTGCGCCTTACTAACGTCTATGTTGGTCTTTCTTGCAGCAAGGGTTTATTTTTCGGCAACCGCGCGATTCCCAATACCAATGCATCCAATTGGGAAAATGCTCGCCGCACCCTTCTGAATCGCGCAGTTGAAGCCGTTGTAATTGAAAACAATCATCTGTCTATGCTGATTGAAGGCTTGGCATACGATCGCTGCCAGGTAGGCGTTGTTCTCAATGTCGATCCAAAGGCCAACTTTCCTCAATACGCCATCTATGATGAAGATCAGGTCTTTAGCGTAGTGAGGACTCAAATTGATGTGGTCTTACCTACTGGCATCGGCGTTCTCAATGCAGATGACCCAATGTGTATTCAGATGGCTGAATTGTGCGATGGCGAAGTGATTTACTTCAGTGAAAATGCTGACTCTGAAGTCATTCAGAAACATTTGCAAAATAATGGCCGGGCGGTATTGGTTGGCAAACAACAAATTACCCTTAAATCTGGCAAATTAGATCAGAAGTCTATTCCAGTTCCAAAGCACTCTGAGTCCAATAACGCTTCCCCGTGGAAGTCGATGAATTTAGGTGCTGCGATTGCGGCGGCATGGGCTCTAGATATACCATTTAATGTAATTGAAGCTGGTGCGGAAACATTCGTGCCAGACACTACCACTGCTACAGGGGCTTAA